From Streptomyces sp. NBC_00370, a single genomic window includes:
- a CDS encoding N-acetylmuramoyl-L-alanine amidase codes for MSYDESQAPARRPFSRSTVTVALAALVAGGLAGWLVWQGTNGSDGGGPPAAMSPHGGGGAGSSPSSSPSGSPGAPGDDEPGDGDPAAEPLAGKLVVIDPGHNPHNAEHTAEINKPVKYGNSTKECDTTGTSTNDGYAEARFTLDVAHRVRALLEKQGAKVRFTQDGDRPWGPCVDERAEIGNKAKADAALSIHADGAPEGDRGFHVILPALVKGGGADTSEIVAPSRALGGLIVGTFADATGTKPSNYIGAGTGLDVRKDLGGLTLSTVPKVMVECGNMRDPKDAALVKSAAWRQKAAEGLAEGVSGFLAK; via the coding sequence GTGTCGTACGACGAAAGCCAAGCGCCCGCACGCCGGCCCTTCTCCCGGTCCACCGTCACCGTCGCACTCGCCGCGCTCGTGGCGGGCGGCCTGGCCGGGTGGCTGGTCTGGCAGGGAACCAACGGATCCGACGGCGGCGGGCCGCCGGCCGCGATGTCGCCGCACGGCGGCGGCGGCGCCGGCTCGTCCCCTTCCTCCTCGCCGTCCGGCAGTCCTGGCGCCCCCGGTGACGACGAACCCGGCGACGGCGATCCGGCCGCCGAGCCGCTCGCGGGGAAGCTCGTCGTCATCGACCCGGGTCACAATCCGCACAACGCCGAGCACACCGCCGAGATCAACAAGCCGGTGAAGTACGGCAACAGCACCAAGGAGTGCGACACCACCGGCACGTCGACCAACGACGGTTACGCGGAAGCCCGGTTCACCCTCGACGTGGCGCACCGCGTCAGGGCGCTGCTGGAGAAGCAGGGCGCCAAGGTGCGGTTCACGCAGGACGGCGACCGCCCGTGGGGTCCGTGCGTGGACGAGCGCGCCGAGATCGGCAACAAGGCGAAGGCGGACGCGGCCCTTTCCATCCACGCGGACGGTGCTCCCGAGGGCGACCGCGGCTTCCACGTCATCCTTCCCGCCCTGGTCAAGGGCGGTGGCGCGGACACCTCCGAGATCGTCGCGCCGTCCCGCGCACTGGGCGGGCTGATCGTCGGCACATTCGCAGACGCAACCGGAACCAAGCCCTCCAACTACATCGGTGCGGGAACCGGGTTGGACGTGCGCAAGGACCTCGGCGGACTGACCCTGTCAACCGTCCCCAAGGTCATGGTCGAATGCGGCAACATGCGTGATCCGAAGGACGCGGCGCTGGTGAAGAGCGCGGCCTGGCGGCAGAAAGCCGCCGAGGGTCTTGCCGAGGGCGTCAGCGGCTTTCTGGCGAAGTAA
- a CDS encoding maleylpyruvate isomerase family mycothiol-dependent enzyme — protein MKRMNFDRYCDEIVRQADQLRALLDGADLTTTVPSCPDWTLGELARHVGGAHRWAAELVRTRARDDIPEETVPDHAGPGDGEPAALDVWLAGGADLLAAELRAAGSGAEVWSWGWERTADFWARRMTHETVVHRADAALAVRVPGEREPYDVEPAVAADAIDEWLRIVEFAAADGDAEALELRGAGRSIHLHATDPPEVLGGVEAEWLIEFTDDGFNWARGHGKATVALRGGLTDLLLVFYRRLPADSDRVTLLGDAKLLDFWLERASFG, from the coding sequence ATGAAACGGATGAACTTCGACCGGTATTGCGACGAAATCGTACGCCAGGCCGATCAGTTGCGGGCCCTCCTCGACGGCGCCGACCTCACGACGACCGTACCGAGCTGCCCCGACTGGACGCTGGGCGAACTCGCCCGGCACGTGGGCGGCGCCCACCGCTGGGCCGCCGAACTCGTCCGCACCCGGGCCCGCGACGACATCCCCGAGGAGACCGTGCCGGACCACGCGGGACCCGGCGACGGCGAACCGGCGGCGCTGGACGTGTGGCTGGCCGGCGGCGCGGACCTGCTCGCGGCGGAGCTGCGCGCCGCGGGTTCCGGCGCCGAGGTGTGGAGTTGGGGCTGGGAGCGCACCGCGGACTTCTGGGCGCGCCGGATGACACACGAGACGGTGGTCCACCGGGCGGACGCCGCGCTCGCCGTACGCGTACCGGGCGAGCGCGAACCGTACGACGTGGAGCCGGCCGTCGCAGCCGACGCGATCGACGAGTGGCTGCGCATCGTGGAGTTCGCCGCCGCCGACGGTGACGCCGAGGCGCTGGAGCTGCGCGGTGCGGGACGCAGCATCCACCTCCACGCCACGGACCCGCCGGAAGTGCTCGGCGGTGTCGAGGCCGAGTGGCTCATCGAGTTCACCGACGACGGCTTCAACTGGGCCCGTGGGCACGGGAAGGCGACGGTGGCGCTGCGCGGCGGACTCACCGATCTGCTGCTGGTCTTCTACCGGCGGCTGCCGGCGGACAGCGACCGGGTGACACTGCTGGGGGACGCGAAGCTGCTGGACTTCTGGCTGGAGCGGGCGAGCTTCGGCTGA
- a CDS encoding prenyltransferase, with the protein MTFSGPGPGRTEHLVLPGVLTAEQAALTVSGILAVQRPDGALPWFRGHHLDPWDHVEAAMALDAAGEHEAAAAAYAWLARAQNEDGSWYASYRDSYRDGEASVPDDLDRETNFCAYAAVGVWHHYLATGDDGFLDGMWPVVHAAVEFVLALQQPGGQIGWKRTAAGVPVNDALLTGCSSVYQALRCALAIAEEREEPQPDWELAAGALGHAIRSHPERFLDKNHYSMDWYYPVLGGALTGEQATARLAEGWERFVVPGLGVRCVLPNPWVTGGESCELALALWVMGESDRALEILQSVQHLRADGGMYWTGYVFEGNRAFWPQELTTWTAGSLLLAVAALGGDEATTAVFSGERLPRGLEPDCCRPDR; encoded by the coding sequence GTGACCTTCTCCGGGCCGGGACCCGGCCGTACGGAACATCTCGTGCTGCCCGGGGTGCTCACCGCCGAGCAGGCCGCGCTGACCGTGTCCGGCATCCTCGCCGTCCAGCGTCCCGACGGCGCCCTGCCGTGGTTCCGCGGGCACCACCTCGACCCCTGGGACCATGTCGAGGCCGCGATGGCGCTGGACGCGGCGGGTGAACACGAGGCGGCAGCCGCCGCGTACGCGTGGCTGGCCCGCGCGCAGAACGAGGACGGGTCCTGGTACGCGTCGTACCGCGACTCCTACCGGGACGGCGAGGCCAGCGTCCCCGACGACCTGGACCGCGAGACCAACTTCTGTGCCTACGCGGCGGTCGGCGTCTGGCACCACTATCTCGCCACCGGTGACGACGGGTTCCTCGACGGGATGTGGCCCGTCGTGCACGCGGCCGTCGAATTCGTCCTGGCGCTCCAGCAGCCGGGCGGCCAGATCGGCTGGAAGCGGACAGCGGCGGGCGTCCCCGTCAACGACGCGCTGCTGACCGGGTGTTCGTCCGTCTACCAGGCGCTGCGCTGTGCGCTCGCCATCGCGGAGGAACGTGAGGAGCCGCAGCCCGACTGGGAGTTGGCGGCCGGTGCGCTCGGCCATGCGATCCGCAGCCATCCGGAGCGGTTCCTCGACAAGAACCACTACTCGATGGACTGGTACTACCCGGTCCTCGGCGGCGCCCTGACCGGCGAGCAGGCGACGGCCCGGCTGGCGGAGGGCTGGGAGCGGTTCGTGGTCCCCGGGCTCGGGGTGCGCTGTGTGCTGCCCAACCCGTGGGTGACCGGTGGCGAGAGCTGTGAACTCGCCCTGGCGCTCTGGGTGATGGGGGAGTCCGACCGGGCCCTGGAGATCCTGCAGTCGGTCCAGCATCTGCGCGCGGACGGCGGGATGTACTGGACGGGCTATGTCTTCGAGGGCAACCGGGCCTTCTGGCCGCAGGAGTTGACGACCTGGACGGCGGGTTCCCTGCTGTTGGCGGTGGCCGCGCTCGGGGGGGACGAGGCGACCACCGCCGTGTTCAGCGGCGAACGACTGCCGCGGGGACTGGAGCCGGACTGCTGCCGGCCGGACCGGTGA
- a CDS encoding class I SAM-dependent methyltransferase, whose translation MLTVDFTRFPLAAGDRVLDLGCGAGRHAFECYRRGAQVVALDRNGEEIREVANWFAAMKEEGEAPAGATATAMEGDALNLPFPDESFDVVIISEVMEHIPDDKAVLAEMVRVLRPGGRIAVTVPRYGPEKVCWALSDAYHEVEGGHIRIYKADQLLGRMREAGLKPYGSHHAHALHAPYWWLKCAFGVDNDRALPVRAYHKLLVWDIMKKPFATRAAEQLLNPVLGKSFVAYATKPHLPAVAAK comes from the coding sequence GTGCTGACCGTGGACTTCACCCGCTTCCCGCTGGCTGCGGGCGACCGCGTACTCGACCTGGGCTGCGGCGCGGGCCGGCACGCCTTCGAGTGCTACCGGCGCGGCGCCCAGGTGGTGGCGCTGGACCGCAACGGCGAGGAGATCCGCGAGGTGGCGAACTGGTTCGCCGCGATGAAGGAGGAGGGGGAGGCGCCCGCGGGCGCCACCGCCACCGCCATGGAGGGCGACGCGCTCAACTTGCCGTTCCCCGACGAGTCGTTCGACGTCGTCATCATCTCCGAGGTGATGGAGCACATCCCCGACGACAAGGCCGTGCTCGCCGAGATGGTCCGGGTCCTGCGGCCCGGCGGCCGGATCGCGGTGACCGTGCCGCGCTACGGCCCCGAGAAGGTCTGCTGGGCGTTGTCGGACGCGTACCACGAGGTCGAGGGCGGCCATATCCGGATCTACAAGGCCGACCAACTGCTGGGCAGGATGCGGGAGGCCGGGCTCAAGCCGTACGGCAGCCATCACGCGCACGCGCTGCACGCGCCGTACTGGTGGCTCAAGTGCGCGTTCGGCGTGGACAACGACCGTGCGCTGCCCGTCCGGGCGTACCACAAGCTGCTGGTCTGGGACATCATGAAGAAGCCCTTCGCGACCAGGGCGGCCGAACAGCTCCTCAACCCGGTCCTGGGCAAGAGCTTCGTCGCCTACGCGACGAAGCCGCACCTGCCGGCCGTGGCCGCCAAGTGA
- a CDS encoding glycosyltransferase family 4 protein encodes MTAEAIAADTGAGASESAGVRAVPGGADGRPLRIALLSYKGNPFCGGQGVYVRHLSRELARLGHSVEVIGAQPYPVLDEGVRLTELPSLDLYRHPDPFRTPKPGEYRDWIDSLEVATMWTGGFPEPLTFSLRARRHLAARAGEFDVIHDNQTLGYGLLGELGAPLVTTIHHPITVDRQLDLAAAPNWRRRASVRRWYGFTRMQKRVARRMPSVLTVSGTSKQQITEHLGVRSDRIEVVHIGADTELFSPDPAVPEIPGRIVTTSSADVPLKGLVHLVEALAKLRADHPQAHLVVVGKRAEDGPVAQAIERYGLGGAVEFVKGISDAELVDLVRGAQAACVPSLYEGFSLPAAEAMATGTPLVATTGGAIPEVAGRDGETCLAVPPGDPAALAAALGRLLGDERLRARLGAAGRERVLSRFTWAGAAQGTAELYRAAIDRQGRTALPRGAG; translated from the coding sequence GTGACCGCTGAGGCCATAGCGGCGGACACCGGTGCGGGGGCCAGCGAAAGCGCGGGAGTCCGCGCGGTACCCGGCGGCGCGGACGGGCGGCCGTTGCGCATCGCCCTCCTCAGTTACAAGGGGAATCCATTCTGCGGAGGTCAGGGCGTCTACGTCCGGCATCTCTCCCGTGAACTGGCGCGGCTCGGACACAGCGTCGAGGTGATCGGCGCCCAGCCCTACCCCGTGCTCGACGAGGGCGTACGCCTCACCGAACTGCCCAGCCTCGACCTCTACCGGCACCCCGATCCGTTCCGGACGCCGAAGCCCGGCGAGTACCGCGACTGGATCGACTCGCTGGAGGTCGCCACGATGTGGACGGGCGGCTTTCCCGAACCGCTGACCTTCTCGCTCCGGGCCAGGCGCCATCTGGCGGCCCGCGCGGGGGAGTTCGACGTGATCCATGACAACCAGACGCTCGGTTACGGGCTGCTGGGCGAACTGGGCGCGCCCCTCGTCACCACCATCCACCATCCGATCACCGTCGACAGACAGCTGGACCTGGCGGCGGCGCCCAACTGGCGGCGGCGGGCCTCCGTCCGGCGCTGGTACGGCTTCACCCGGATGCAGAAGCGGGTCGCGCGCCGGATGCCGTCCGTGCTGACCGTGTCCGGCACCTCGAAACAGCAGATCACCGAACACCTCGGGGTGCGGTCCGACCGTATCGAGGTCGTCCATATCGGCGCCGACACCGAGCTGTTCTCGCCCGACCCGGCCGTGCCCGAGATCCCCGGCCGGATCGTGACGACCTCCAGCGCCGACGTACCGCTGAAGGGGCTCGTCCATCTCGTGGAGGCCCTGGCCAAGCTCCGCGCCGACCACCCGCAGGCGCATCTCGTCGTCGTCGGCAAGCGCGCCGAGGACGGCCCGGTGGCGCAGGCCATTGAGCGCTACGGGCTCGGCGGCGCCGTCGAGTTCGTCAAGGGCATCTCCGACGCCGAACTCGTCGATCTGGTACGCGGGGCGCAGGCCGCCTGCGTACCGTCCTTGTACGAGGGCTTCTCGCTGCCCGCCGCCGAGGCGATGGCCACCGGCACCCCGCTGGTCGCCACCACCGGCGGCGCGATCCCCGAAGTCGCGGGCCGCGACGGCGAGACGTGTCTCGCCGTACCGCCCGGCGACCCGGCTGCGCTGGCGGCCGCGCTCGGCCGGCTGCTCGGCGACGAGCGGCTGCGCGCCAGGCTGGGGGCAGCCGGACGTGAGCGGGTGCTGTCCCGGTTCACCTGGGCCGGAGCGGCGCAGGGTACGGCGGAGCTGTACCGCGCCGCGATCGACCGGCAGGGGCGCACGGCGCTCCCGCGCGGCGCCGGCTGA
- a CDS encoding LLM class F420-dependent oxidoreductase — protein MSTDATTTDRTALGRIGIWSSALRTGNGDPAHDEAVGAAAAELEALGYGALWIGGSPAVTQATPLLAATSTIRVATGILSIWDHEAADVAADRAVVEQAYPGRFVLGIGVSHSRLAERYARPYSAMKEYLTGLDSAPAPVPASARVLAALGPKMLELSRDRAGGAHPYLVTPEHTAKARAILGTDALLAPEFKVVLDPDISSARATAREYLSGYLAMPNYTNNFTRLGFEDADYRDGGSDRLLDAMFALGDADTVASRAAEFLEAGADHLAIQVVSDDPRTDLPLAAWRELASTLGLAKS, from the coding sequence ATGAGTACTGACGCCACGACCACGGACCGCACCGCCCTCGGCCGGATCGGCATCTGGAGCAGCGCGCTGCGCACCGGAAACGGCGATCCCGCGCACGACGAAGCGGTCGGCGCCGCGGCGGCCGAGCTGGAAGCCCTCGGCTACGGCGCGCTGTGGATCGGCGGCAGTCCGGCCGTGACGCAGGCGACGCCGCTGCTGGCCGCCACGTCCACCATCCGCGTCGCGACGGGCATCCTGTCCATCTGGGACCACGAGGCGGCGGACGTCGCGGCGGACCGCGCCGTCGTGGAGCAGGCGTATCCCGGCCGCTTCGTGCTGGGCATCGGGGTCAGCCACAGCCGGCTCGCCGAGCGGTACGCCCGGCCGTACTCGGCGATGAAGGAGTACCTGACCGGGCTCGACTCCGCGCCCGCCCCCGTACCGGCGAGCGCGCGCGTGCTGGCCGCGCTCGGCCCGAAGATGCTGGAGCTGTCCCGGGACCGCGCCGGCGGCGCGCACCCGTATCTCGTCACGCCCGAACACACCGCGAAGGCCCGCGCCATCCTCGGCACGGACGCGCTGCTCGCACCGGAGTTCAAGGTCGTGCTCGACCCGGACATCAGCAGCGCCCGGGCCACCGCGCGTGAGTACCTGAGCGGCTATCTCGCGATGCCCAACTACACCAACAACTTCACCAGGCTGGGCTTCGAAGACGCCGACTACCGCGACGGCGGCAGCGACCGGCTGCTGGACGCGATGTTCGCCCTCGGCGACGCGGACACGGTCGCGAGCCGGGCGGCGGAATTCCTCGAAGCGGGCGCCGACCACCTCGCGATCCAGGTGGTGTCGGACGACCCGCGCACCGATCTGCCGCTGGCCGCCTGGCGCGAGCTGGCGTCGACGCTGGGCCTGGCCAAGAGCTGA
- a CDS encoding DUF6461 domain-containing protein — MAGGIGWLLEPYVVDCVTFARGIGPVDLVLRLGARGGPPARSATAEEAMDLLTSPGVDSVARVGTAGEWAYAVEYGDAVGWTRAGLAEASRDGAEVVNFLLTPWHPPSMFNYYRDGVRVCSFGIGEEAHRWGQDRDLLLPALSRAGVLPGRRARSGADREHGRLLSVLTVGEHFGLQLPREDIVEGRLPLYLVRER, encoded by the coding sequence ATGGCCGGGGGTATCGGATGGCTCCTGGAGCCGTACGTGGTCGACTGCGTGACGTTCGCGCGCGGCATCGGCCCCGTCGACCTCGTGCTGCGGCTGGGCGCCCGCGGTGGCCCGCCCGCGCGGTCGGCGACGGCGGAGGAGGCGATGGATCTGCTCACGTCACCCGGCGTCGACAGCGTCGCCCGGGTCGGCACGGCCGGCGAGTGGGCGTATGCCGTCGAGTACGGGGACGCGGTCGGCTGGACCCGCGCCGGGCTCGCCGAGGCGTCGCGTGACGGGGCGGAGGTGGTGAACTTCCTGCTGACGCCGTGGCATCCGCCGTCGATGTTCAACTACTACCGGGACGGGGTCAGGGTCTGCTCCTTCGGCATCGGCGAGGAGGCCCACCGGTGGGGACAGGACCGGGATCTGCTGCTGCCCGCGCTGTCCCGCGCCGGTGTGCTGCCGGGCCGCCGCGCGCGGTCGGGCGCGGACCGCGAACACGGCCGCCTGCTCAGTGTGCTGACCGTCGGGGAGCACTTCGGTCTCCAACTGCCCAGGGAGGACATCGTGGAGGGCCGCCTCCCGCTCTACCTGGTGCGGGAGCGCTGA
- a CDS encoding prenyltransferase/squalene oxidase repeat-containing protein: MTTVRRSAAALAASAALCVALAPAAVADDTTAGTASPSPAAASPSPLAASPSPAAGAPARLPAGLYGTKDPTRDGVWRQSLAMLGQYAAGLRPANSAILWLKSQQCADGSFPAYRPDPAVPCDLNTATDVNSTSAALQALASVGGQREFMQKAVGWLRLAQNKDGGWGRTNGAPTDANSTALVIGSLTTAGAHPGSMRSLDGKNGYDALITLAIPCDAATGAGAFAHQPGPSGTLVADNDATAAAVLGGIGKRMVAAPVSPGPAPTCHKSAHPTPEFTARNGAAYLARILAEDGHLDRSALPGAPAGPSRPDPGNTADAIVALGAAGYGDKATGALDWLKKNSASWAAANGPAAWAQLIFAAHTAGVDPHHFGGVDLVERLNATGPAPIPVPALSPSSTIPASAQAAAVREASVGKAQAALWVIAVGLVVCVGAAVYVSRRRRSVRS; encoded by the coding sequence ATGACCACCGTCCGCCGCAGCGCCGCAGCGCTCGCCGCATCCGCCGCGCTGTGTGTGGCCCTGGCCCCGGCAGCAGTAGCCGATGACACGACGGCCGGCACCGCCTCACCCTCCCCCGCCGCCGCCTCGCCCTCCCCCCTCGCCGCCTCGCCCTCCCCCGCCGCCGGCGCGCCCGCCCGGCTCCCCGCAGGGCTGTACGGCACGAAGGACCCCACCCGCGACGGTGTGTGGCGCCAGTCGCTGGCGATGCTCGGGCAGTACGCGGCCGGGCTGCGACCCGCCAACTCCGCCATCCTCTGGCTCAAGAGCCAGCAGTGTGCGGACGGCTCGTTCCCGGCGTACCGCCCCGACCCGGCGGTGCCCTGCGACCTGAACACAGCGACGGACGTCAACTCCACCTCCGCCGCGCTCCAGGCGCTCGCCAGCGTCGGCGGGCAGCGGGAGTTCATGCAGAAGGCGGTGGGCTGGCTGCGCCTGGCGCAGAACAAGGACGGCGGCTGGGGCCGGACCAACGGCGCCCCCACCGACGCCAACTCCACGGCGCTCGTGATCGGTTCACTGACCACGGCGGGCGCGCACCCCGGCTCCATGCGGTCGCTGGACGGCAAGAACGGCTACGACGCGCTGATCACTCTCGCCATCCCGTGCGACGCGGCGACCGGTGCCGGCGCCTTCGCCCACCAGCCCGGCCCGTCGGGCACGCTCGTCGCCGACAACGACGCCACGGCCGCCGCGGTGCTGGGGGGCATCGGCAAGCGGATGGTCGCCGCGCCCGTATCGCCGGGCCCCGCCCCGACCTGCCACAAGTCGGCGCATCCGACACCGGAGTTCACGGCGCGCAACGGCGCCGCCTACCTCGCGCGGATACTCGCCGAGGACGGGCACCTCGACCGGTCGGCCCTGCCGGGCGCCCCCGCAGGACCGTCCCGGCCCGACCCGGGCAACACGGCCGACGCGATCGTGGCGCTGGGCGCCGCGGGGTACGGGGACAAGGCGACGGGCGCGCTGGACTGGCTGAAGAAGAACTCCGCGTCCTGGGCGGCGGCGAACGGCCCCGCGGCCTGGGCCCAGCTCATCTTCGCCGCCCACACCGCGGGCGTCGACCCGCACCACTTCGGCGGTGTCGACCTGGTGGAGCGGCTCAACGCGACGGGCCCCGCCCCGATCCCGGTACCCGCCCTCTCCCCCTCGTCGACCATCCCCGCCAGTGCACAGGCCGCCGCCGTGAGGGAAGCCAGCGTCGGCAAGGCGCAGGCGGCGCTGTGGGTCATCGCCGTCGGCCTGGTCGTGTGCGTCGGGGCGGCCGTCTACGTCAGCCGCCGCCGCAGGTCCGTACGGTCCTGA
- a CDS encoding bifunctional glycosyltransferase 87/phosphatase PAP2 family protein, with product MANADHSVRGGAAPGGVGTGFGTARAVLWLVAAVLAVRQATAVLRQPPGRRLTDLETWTGDNGVLHVAGSLYSTGKFTGTPFAGLVLKPLTRSAEESLGIVWTFATLLLVVALGVVAARALPGPVSRRTRILAAPVAISLLMVSLPVRNSFHLGQTSILPVLLVLVGCFVVRGPRARQAAGVLIGLGAALQPGVVLFAPLLWFTGRRKAAATTVGTFAVCTALAWAALPKDSWTYWVHHIAGAGLGDSPDSLANQSLHGALLRIGLSGPLEIAVFVVLAAAVVYFGLRRAVRYAQDGQLLLAVAVTGCVSVAVSPTAWQHQLLWILLAVVGRVGKRAKDRLVWPAVVVLVMTLPGTMLLPNMAMLYPLRENVPLFAALAAAVAVPFLPRASQYFDRPVPTDYAQPVPSRWSRVPLAAPVWRRLLSRPNLVLELLVIRVGYSVYSHIRLAATGGRTEAEAHGRQVISIERALGIDIEEWVNRTVVHLGWAEKFFDFYYETFHFILPLTVLAVLYVRRPADYRWARSSLGFATILALIGFWFYPLAPPRLMPGLSFIDTVHGPQDLANPSYGAMTALTNQYAAMPSLHFGWSLWCGLVIVVLAPKLWMKLLALLHPLFTVCAIVATANHWVLDAVGGAAVVGAGFGLTYLLAGPRKLVTPVPKEPADADRDPFPQGSNGSKGGNGDKDDAGPAGASVPAGGPAG from the coding sequence GTGGCGAATGCAGATCACAGCGTGCGCGGCGGAGCGGCACCAGGAGGCGTGGGCACCGGTTTCGGTACGGCCCGCGCGGTCCTGTGGCTGGTCGCGGCGGTGCTCGCGGTAAGACAGGCGACAGCGGTGCTCAGGCAGCCCCCGGGGCGCCGGCTCACCGACCTGGAGACCTGGACCGGCGACAACGGAGTGCTCCACGTCGCCGGTTCGCTCTACTCGACGGGGAAATTCACCGGTACGCCGTTCGCGGGGCTGGTACTCAAACCGTTGACGCGGTCGGCCGAGGAGAGCCTCGGCATCGTCTGGACCTTCGCCACGCTGCTGCTCGTCGTCGCCCTCGGCGTCGTCGCGGCGCGCGCGCTGCCGGGTCCCGTCTCGCGCCGTACCCGCATCCTCGCCGCCCCGGTCGCGATCAGTCTGCTGATGGTGTCCCTGCCGGTGCGCAACAGCTTCCACCTGGGGCAGACCAGCATCCTGCCGGTCCTGCTGGTGCTCGTCGGCTGCTTCGTGGTGCGCGGGCCGCGGGCCCGGCAGGCGGCCGGCGTGCTGATCGGTCTCGGCGCCGCGCTCCAGCCGGGCGTGGTGCTGTTCGCGCCGCTGCTGTGGTTCACCGGCCGCAGGAAGGCGGCGGCGACCACGGTCGGCACCTTCGCCGTGTGCACGGCCCTCGCCTGGGCGGCGCTGCCGAAGGACTCGTGGACGTACTGGGTGCACCACATCGCGGGCGCCGGCCTCGGTGACAGCCCCGACAGCCTCGCCAACCAGTCCCTGCACGGCGCGCTCCTGCGGATCGGTCTTTCGGGGCCGCTGGAGATCGCGGTGTTCGTGGTCCTCGCCGCCGCCGTCGTCTACTTCGGTCTGCGGCGCGCCGTGCGCTACGCGCAGGACGGCCAGTTGCTGCTCGCCGTCGCCGTGACCGGCTGTGTCAGCGTGGCGGTCTCCCCGACGGCCTGGCAGCACCAGCTGCTGTGGATACTGCTGGCGGTGGTCGGCCGGGTCGGCAAGCGTGCCAAGGACCGGCTGGTGTGGCCCGCGGTCGTGGTGCTGGTGATGACCCTGCCGGGCACGATGCTGCTGCCCAACATGGCGATGCTCTACCCGCTGCGGGAGAACGTGCCGCTGTTCGCCGCGCTCGCCGCCGCTGTCGCCGTGCCGTTCCTGCCGAGGGCTTCGCAGTACTTCGACAGACCCGTGCCGACGGACTACGCGCAGCCCGTACCGTCACGCTGGAGCCGGGTGCCGCTCGCCGCGCCCGTCTGGCGGCGGCTGCTGAGCCGCCCCAACCTCGTGCTCGAACTGCTCGTCATCCGCGTCGGCTACTCCGTCTACTCCCACATCCGGCTCGCCGCCACGGGCGGCAGGACCGAGGCCGAGGCGCACGGCCGTCAGGTGATCTCGATCGAGCGGGCGCTCGGCATCGACATCGAGGAGTGGGTCAACCGCACGGTCGTCCATCTGGGCTGGGCGGAGAAGTTCTTCGACTTCTACTACGAGACGTTCCACTTCATCCTGCCGCTGACGGTCCTCGCCGTGCTGTACGTCCGCCGCCCCGCCGACTACCGCTGGGCCCGCTCCTCGCTCGGCTTCGCCACGATCCTCGCGCTGATCGGCTTCTGGTTCTACCCGCTCGCCCCGCCCCGGCTGATGCCGGGCCTCAGCTTCATCGACACCGTGCACGGCCCGCAGGACCTCGCCAACCCGAGCTACGGCGCGATGACGGCGCTCACCAACCAGTACGCGGCCATGCCGTCGCTGCACTTCGGCTGGTCGCTGTGGTGCGGTCTGGTCATCGTCGTGCTGGCGCCGAAGCTGTGGATGAAGCTACTGGCGCTGCTCCACCCGCTGTTCACGGTCTGCGCGATCGTCGCGACCGCCAACCACTGGGTGCTGGACGCGGTCGGCGGCGCCGCCGTGGTCGGTGCGGGCTTCGGCCTGACGTATCTGCTGGCGGGCCCGCGCAAGCTGGTCACACCGGTCCCGAAGGAGCCGGCCGACGCCGACCGCGACCCGTTCCCGCAGGGGAGCAACGGCAGCAAGGGCGGCAACGGCGACAAGGACGACGCAGGGCCGGCGGGCGCTTCCGTCCCGGCCGGCGGGCCCGCGGGGTAG
- a CDS encoding O-methyltransferase — MSQRQEHELWDAVDRYFTDQLVPADDALSAALTASDAAGLPDINVAPNQGKLLHLLVGIQGARSILEIGTLGGYSTIWLARALPADGRLISLEYDAAHADVARANLARAGLDKIAEVRTGQALESLPVLVEEGAGPFDFVFIDADKPNNPGYLEWALKLTRPGSVIVCDNVVRGGAVADPAGDGDPKVIGTRRMIELMSEEPRLSATAIQTVGSKGYDGFALARVLS, encoded by the coding sequence ATGTCCCAACGACAAGAGCACGAGCTGTGGGACGCGGTCGACCGCTACTTCACCGATCAGCTCGTCCCCGCCGACGATGCTCTGTCGGCGGCACTCACCGCCAGTGACGCGGCCGGTCTGCCTGACATCAATGTGGCACCCAACCAGGGGAAACTGCTGCATCTGCTGGTGGGTATCCAGGGGGCACGGAGCATTCTCGAAATCGGCACGCTCGGCGGTTACAGCACCATCTGGCTGGCCCGCGCGCTGCCTGCCGACGGCAGGCTGATCTCGCTGGAGTACGACGCGGCCCACGCGGACGTGGCCCGCGCGAACTTGGCGCGAGCGGGGCTCGACAAGATCGCCGAGGTCAGGACGGGCCAGGCGCTGGAATCGCTGCCCGTCCTCGTCGAGGAGGGTGCGGGACCCTTCGACTTCGTCTTCATCGACGCCGACAAGCCCAACAACCCGGGCTATCTGGAGTGGGCGCTGAAGCTGACGCGGCCCGGCAGTGTCATCGTCTGCGACAACGTCGTACGCGGCGGCGCCGTGGCCGACCCGGCGGGCGACGGCGACCCGAAGGTGATCGGCACCCGGCGCATGATCGAGCTGATGTCCGAGGAGCCCCGGCTGTCGGCGACGGCGATCCAGACGGTCGGCAGCAAGGGGTACGACGGTTTCGCCCTGGCGCGGGTGCTGTCCTGA